A region from the Pelotomaculum isophthalicicum JI genome encodes:
- a CDS encoding DUF4363 family protein produces the protein MRLLSALLIIFAAIVALGFWTNHRLQVSSGELMSNIEQIEQRLESNQWNEAYEQTAELEKSWENKAKWWPTVLDHQEIDNIEFSMAKIKEYIARKDIALSWGQLAELKLMVNHIPEKEAIRLKNVL, from the coding sequence TTGAGACTTTTGTCGGCTCTATTAATCATATTTGCGGCAATAGTTGCCTTGGGATTCTGGACAAATCACCGGTTGCAAGTCTCTTCGGGAGAATTAATGAGCAATATTGAACAAATAGAACAAAGGCTTGAGAGTAATCAATGGAATGAAGCTTACGAGCAAACTGCTGAACTGGAAAAAAGTTGGGAAAATAAAGCGAAATGGTGGCCTACTGTTCTGGACCACCAGGAAATCGATAATATCGAGTTTTCCATGGCAAAGATCAAGGAATATATCGCGAGGAAAGATATCGCACTTTCCTGGGGGCAATTAGCGGAGCTGAAGTTAATGGTTAATCACATCCCGGAGAAAGAAGCAATAAGGCTGAAAAACGTTTTATGA
- a CDS encoding citrate/2-methylcitrate synthase, with the protein MNNDNLEKIEGKIIDRLCEMAESNNLIEPELFSKYNVKRGLRDLNGKGVLVGLTEIGEVHAYIIDENETIPVAGRLIYRGIDIFNIVNGFFKDGRYGFEETCFLLLFGDLPDKGTLMDFERLLSEYRKLPEDFVRDMILKAPSKDMMNLLARSVLALYSFDDNADDTSIKNVLKQCIRLIACFPALAVYGYQAYSHYHGNNSLYIHSPQPDFSTAENILHMLRPDSKFTKLEAALLDLALVLHAEHGGGNNSSFVTHVVTSSGSDTYSVIAAALGSLKGPRHGGANIKVIQMFEDMKQTVKDLHDDEEIESYLAKLINKEAFDRSGLIYGIGHAVYSVSDPRTVIFKKHVARLAMEKGLEDEYNLYLKVEKLAPEVIAKYRKMYKGVSANVDFYSGFVYRMLDIPPEMFTPIFAISRIAGWSAHRIEEIVNDGKIIRPAYKSVSKRRNYTAIAER; encoded by the coding sequence ATGAATAATGACAACTTGGAAAAGATCGAGGGAAAAATAATTGATAGATTGTGTGAAATGGCTGAAAGCAACAACTTGATCGAACCTGAGTTATTCAGCAAATATAACGTAAAACGCGGACTCCGGGATTTAAACGGCAAGGGTGTGCTTGTTGGTTTGACCGAGATCGGCGAGGTCCATGCCTATATTATTGACGAAAATGAAACTATTCCTGTCGCGGGCAGATTAATATACAGGGGTATTGATATATTTAATATCGTAAATGGTTTCTTTAAAGACGGACGCTATGGTTTTGAAGAAACTTGTTTTTTGCTGCTATTTGGAGATCTCCCCGATAAAGGAACATTAATGGATTTTGAGCGGCTTTTATCCGAGTATAGAAAACTACCCGAGGATTTTGTCCGCGACATGATTTTGAAAGCGCCGAGCAAGGATATGATGAACTTGCTGGCAAGAAGTGTGCTGGCTTTATATAGTTTTGACGATAACGCCGACGACACTTCCATCAAAAACGTTTTAAAGCAATGCATCAGACTGATTGCTTGTTTCCCGGCGCTCGCGGTTTATGGTTATCAGGCCTACTCTCATTATCACGGAAACAACAGCTTGTATATACACAGCCCGCAACCGGATTTCAGCACAGCCGAAAATATTCTGCACATGTTAAGACCGGACAGCAAATTCACAAAGCTTGAAGCGGCACTGCTCGATCTTGCCCTGGTGCTGCATGCCGAGCATGGTGGGGGCAACAATTCATCCTTTGTGACACATGTCGTTACATCGTCCGGGTCGGACACATACTCTGTAATAGCCGCGGCGCTCGGATCGCTTAAAGGGCCGAGACACGGAGGAGCCAACATCAAGGTTATTCAAATGTTTGAGGACATGAAGCAAACAGTAAAGGATTTGCATGATGATGAAGAAATTGAAAGCTATCTTGCTAAATTAATTAATAAGGAAGCTTTTGACCGTTCAGGCCTGATTTATGGTATCGGACATGCTGTTTACTCAGTGTCTGACCCAAGGACTGTTATTTTTAAAAAACATGTTGCCCGGCTCGCGATGGAGAAGGGTTTGGAAGATGAATATAATCTTTATTTGAAAGTTGAGAAACTGGCGCCTGAAGTTATCGCGAAATACCGTAAAATGTATAAAGGCGTAAGCGCGAATGTTGATTTTTACTCAGGCTTTGTTTACCGCATGCTGGACATTCCCCCTGAGATGTTCACACCGATATTCGCCATTTCCAGGATAGCCGGTTGGAGCGCGCACCGCATTGAAGAAATTGTGAACGACGGCAAAATCATCAGGCCGGCATACAAAAGCGTTTCCAAAAGACGTAACTACACGGCCATAGCTGAAAGATAA
- a CDS encoding FMN-binding glutamate synthase family protein yields MFAWLTRKITNAVSDSMMSRMLQDPYTENMYSMFPIANKIGFRNIVEASMRAESGKPIERPLGSPVVLSPWEKLLFNPVHLFKMPTQDGVGIHTGVTIGPKAKKPLHLEIPIIISGMSYGGALSLKAKVALARGASMAGTATNSGEAPLVEEERKEARYFIGQYNRGGWMNTPEQLAQLDAIEIQLGQGAQAAAPMRTESTQIGKELRMAQNLKPGEDAVIHSRLKDVNSPQDFIKLVGNLRKDYGVPVGLKFAATHHLEKELDIAVEAGVDYIVIDGSEAGTHGGPTILQDDVGLPTLHALSRAIKHLDKLGARDYTSVIAAGGLVNPGHFLKAMALGANAVYIGSIALIAMLQTQMNKALPFEPAPQVPLYLGKFKEDLNVEKAAEHLAKFLKSCVEEMKSAAYALGKTDLAQFTRDDMVCVDKDLAWFLDLDFAGFSHEEQQLAREIYHTMPDWLADRDEELESPAVRNIH; encoded by the coding sequence TTGTTTGCATGGCTAACACGTAAAATTACCAACGCGGTTTCGGACAGCATGATGAGCCGGATGCTTCAGGACCCGTATACGGAAAATATGTATTCCATGTTTCCGATTGCAAATAAAATAGGTTTCAGAAACATTGTTGAGGCAAGCATGAGAGCAGAGTCTGGGAAACCCATTGAGCGCCCTTTGGGAAGCCCGGTGGTGCTGTCTCCGTGGGAAAAGCTTTTGTTTAATCCTGTCCACCTGTTTAAAATGCCGACTCAAGACGGTGTGGGAATTCATACGGGTGTGACTATCGGTCCCAAAGCCAAAAAGCCGTTGCATTTAGAAATTCCAATTATCATCAGCGGCATGTCCTACGGCGGCGCGTTAAGTTTAAAAGCGAAGGTGGCATTGGCCAGGGGGGCGTCAATGGCTGGAACAGCCACAAATTCCGGTGAAGCTCCATTGGTTGAAGAAGAAAGAAAAGAAGCCCGTTATTTCATTGGGCAATACAATCGCGGCGGCTGGATGAATACCCCGGAACAACTGGCCCAACTTGACGCTATTGAGATTCAACTCGGGCAGGGGGCGCAGGCCGCCGCGCCGATGCGCACGGAATCCACTCAGATCGGCAAAGAACTTCGCATGGCTCAAAATCTAAAGCCAGGAGAAGACGCCGTAATCCATTCACGGCTGAAAGATGTAAACAGCCCACAAGACTTTATCAAACTGGTGGGCAACCTGCGCAAGGATTACGGTGTACCCGTGGGGCTTAAATTCGCGGCGACACATCACCTGGAAAAAGAGCTGGACATTGCGGTTGAAGCCGGTGTGGATTATATCGTTATAGACGGTTCGGAGGCAGGGACCCACGGCGGGCCGACAATCCTGCAGGATGACGTGGGATTACCCACTTTACACGCCTTGTCCAGAGCTATAAAACATCTCGATAAATTAGGCGCCAGAGATTATACCAGCGTGATCGCCGCCGGCGGGCTGGTCAATCCCGGGCATTTCTTAAAAGCCATGGCGCTTGGCGCAAACGCGGTATATATCGGTTCGATAGCGCTGATTGCCATGCTGCAAACTCAGATGAACAAAGCCCTGCCCTTTGAACCTGCCCCGCAAGTGCCCCTGTACCTGGGAAAGTTCAAAGAAGATTTAAACGTCGAAAAAGCCGCGGAACATCTGGCAAAATTCTTGAAGTCCTGCGTAGAGGAAATGAAATCGGCGGCTTACGCACTGGGCAAGACCGATCTGGCTCAATTCACCCGGGATGATATGGTCTGCGTAGATAAGGATTTAGCCTGGTTTTTAGATCTTGATTTTGCCGGCTTTTCTCACGAAGAACAACAACTTGCCCGGGAAATCTACCACACTATGCCTGACTGGCTGGCAGACAGAGATGAGGAGCTAGAGTCCCCCGCTGTTAGAAATATTCACTAG
- a CDS encoding spore coat protein — protein sequence MMSQPRKGDDLLVNLDDRDMITDVLFMQKQLIDTYMTTERESANSHLREALHDFHQEEENLHAKIFHSMHQRGWYKTPVAGQQAIENAIISWEQKLVRQPELRA from the coding sequence ATGATGTCACAACCAAGAAAAGGAGATGATTTGCTGGTGAATCTTGACGACAGGGACATGATCACAGATGTTTTGTTCATGCAGAAGCAGCTTATTGACACTTACATGACAACTGAGCGTGAGTCCGCGAACAGTCATTTAAGGGAAGCATTGCATGATTTTCATCAGGAGGAAGAAAACCTGCATGCAAAAATATTTCACAGCATGCACCAGCGGGGCTGGTATAAGACCCCGGTAGCCGGTCAGCAGGCTATTGAAAACGCTATAATCAGCTGGGAGCAAAAACTGGTGAGACAACCGGAGCTAAGAGCGTAA
- a CDS encoding thiamine pyrophosphate-binding protein, with the protein MRINGNVADLILAQLAEWGVERIYGVLGDAIFPLLDAISRQDKIKFIAVTGEVHAAFMSSYEARLTGKLSVCAASAGPGAVSLLNGLADAFMDGSPVLAITGQVESKEIGAGVKQYFDQQALFSSFVEQTNIAVEPGSVLSMLVAAVRTAKLNNSVAHTSIPKDVFAKAVSIETMSASFVEINSAPFVSGSLDNILQVVQCSQKPLIIAGRMAKIVKEQVFKLVDLLGAGLIVAREAKGKIAGQHELNLGGIGKAYLPPVLHEADCIIIIGAASYEREFIPQGTSVIQINDRFENIYQNTVESISGNTGLILENLLQRLDGHSFNRDWLEEIKRLVQNRRQELAAESANNTKPISPLRLMLDLNNIMPGEAIIALDIGEFTHWFNLGFQGEQQEILLSGRWRSIGCGLPAAIGAKFACPKKPVIAMVGDGGFIASMSELLTCVRYSLDICVIIVKNHIYSIEKNKMLAEGLIPSGYELTVPDFVQFAKSCGAEGYRIDDPADIQNTIRAALELGKPALVEVICADN; encoded by the coding sequence ATGCGCATTAATGGCAACGTTGCTGATCTGATCTTAGCCCAACTGGCTGAATGGGGCGTGGAAAGAATCTACGGTGTGCTCGGTGATGCGATATTTCCTTTGCTGGACGCGATATCCCGCCAGGATAAAATTAAATTTATCGCTGTCACCGGGGAAGTTCATGCCGCTTTCATGTCCTCTTATGAAGCCAGATTAACCGGTAAGCTGTCTGTATGCGCCGCCAGCGCGGGGCCGGGAGCGGTAAGCCTGTTAAACGGCTTGGCGGATGCCTTCATGGATGGAAGTCCTGTTTTAGCCATTACCGGTCAAGTAGAATCAAAAGAAATCGGCGCCGGGGTAAAACAGTACTTTGATCAGCAAGCTTTGTTTAGTAGCTTTGTAGAGCAAACCAACATTGCCGTTGAGCCAGGGTCAGTGTTAAGTATGCTTGTCGCAGCAGTGCGAACCGCGAAATTAAATAATTCAGTCGCCCATACATCAATTCCCAAAGATGTATTTGCCAAAGCGGTTTCTATTGAAACTATGTCTGCCAGCTTCGTGGAAATAAATTCCGCGCCGTTTGTTTCAGGCAGCCTGGATAACATTTTACAGGTTGTCCAGTGTTCTCAAAAACCGCTTATTATCGCAGGACGCATGGCAAAGATAGTTAAGGAGCAAGTGTTTAAACTTGTCGATCTGTTAGGCGCGGGGTTAATAGTCGCCCGGGAAGCCAAAGGCAAAATTGCCGGCCAACATGAGTTGAATTTAGGAGGAATAGGGAAAGCCTACCTTCCCCCAGTTCTTCACGAGGCGGATTGTATAATCATAATTGGAGCCGCTTCTTATGAGCGGGAATTCATTCCACAAGGCACAAGTGTTATCCAAATAAATGACCGCTTCGAAAATATTTACCAAAATACCGTTGAGAGTATTAGCGGGAATACCGGTTTAATTTTGGAGAATTTGCTTCAAAGACTGGATGGTCATAGCTTTAACCGGGATTGGTTGGAGGAAATTAAGAGGTTGGTACAAAATAGAAGACAGGAGTTAGCGGCGGAATCAGCAAACAATACCAAGCCAATCAGCCCTTTAAGACTAATGCTGGATCTTAATAATATAATGCCTGGCGAGGCAATTATTGCGCTCGACATCGGTGAATTTACCCATTGGTTCAATCTGGGTTTTCAGGGGGAACAACAAGAGATTTTGCTTTCCGGCAGGTGGCGCAGTATCGGCTGCGGCCTGCCCGCCGCTATCGGAGCGAAATTCGCCTGCCCGAAAAAACCGGTGATAGCCATGGTCGGGGATGGCGGCTTTATTGCTTCCATGAGTGAGCTTCTGACTTGTGTGCGTTACAGTCTGGACATTTGCGTTATAATTGTTAAAAATCATATTTACAGCATAGAAAAGAATAAAATGCTTGCCGAAGGATTGATTCCTTCCGGATACGAATTAACAGTGCCGGATTTCGTCCAGTTCGCGAAGTCATGCGGCGCCGAAGGCTATCGTATTGATGATCCGGCGGATATCCAAAACACAATTAGAGCCGCGTTAGAATTGGGAAAACCCGCCCTGGTGGAAGTCATTTGCGCGGATAATTAA
- a CDS encoding MFS transporter translates to MNSTESKNDNKTGGIKHTFRSFRYRNYRLFFGGQGISLVGTWIQNIAMSWLVYDLTNSALLLGIVGFAGQIPTFFLTPFAGVLADRLNRRRILLVTQTLSMIQAFILAILVLTGNVTVWHIIPLSFFLGLVNSFDMPTRQSFVVDIVDKKEDLGNAIALNSSMFNGARLIGPSIAGILLATVSEGICFLLNGLSYIAVIIALLAMKIEQKEKVNGKELIFNELKEGFVYAFGYKPIRYIIFIIGLISLVGMPYTVLMPIFAKEILNGGPHTLGFLMGASGTGALIGAVYLASRKELHGLGRNITIAVSIFGAGLILFSLSKSFWLSMFLMLVTGFGMITQMASCNTLLQIIVDDEKRGRVMSFYTMAFMGMAPIGSLLAGSLAHIIGTPETVLICGISCIIGSVVFAGKLPLYKGLTGTPDSRKRSIAK, encoded by the coding sequence ATGAATTCAACTGAATCTAAGAATGATAACAAAACCGGCGGTATTAAACACACGTTTCGTTCTTTCCGCTATAGAAATTACCGCCTTTTTTTCGGCGGGCAGGGAATTTCACTAGTGGGTACCTGGATTCAGAACATCGCCATGAGCTGGCTGGTATACGACCTGACCAATTCCGCGCTATTGCTAGGTATCGTTGGATTTGCCGGACAAATCCCGACCTTTTTTCTGACCCCTTTTGCCGGTGTGCTGGCGGACCGGTTGAACCGCAGGCGGATACTATTAGTGACACAAACTCTCTCAATGATTCAGGCTTTTATTTTAGCCATTCTGGTACTGACGGGAAACGTGACGGTATGGCACATTATTCCTCTTAGTTTTTTCCTTGGCCTGGTCAATTCTTTTGACATGCCCACAAGACAGTCATTTGTCGTAGATATCGTCGATAAGAAAGAGGATTTAGGAAACGCTATCGCCCTGAACTCCTCAATGTTTAACGGCGCCCGGCTGATTGGCCCGTCGATAGCGGGGATATTGCTTGCCACTGTAAGTGAGGGAATATGTTTTCTGCTTAACGGACTCAGCTATATAGCCGTGATTATCGCTTTGTTAGCGATGAAAATCGAACAAAAAGAAAAAGTCAACGGCAAAGAGCTTATATTTAATGAACTGAAGGAAGGTTTCGTCTATGCCTTTGGTTATAAGCCCATCAGGTACATTATTTTTATTATCGGTCTGATCAGTTTGGTTGGTATGCCGTACACGGTGTTAATGCCTATTTTTGCAAAAGAAATATTGAATGGTGGGCCGCACACCCTTGGATTTTTGATGGGCGCGTCCGGAACAGGCGCTTTAATCGGAGCTGTTTACCTGGCTTCGCGAAAGGAGCTTCATGGTTTAGGCAGGAACATAACGATCGCTGTTAGTATTTTTGGTGCCGGCTTGATACTTTTTTCGCTATCCAAATCTTTTTGGCTGTCCATGTTTTTAATGCTGGTTACCGGTTTCGGTATGATCACTCAAATGGCTTCTTGCAACACTTTGCTGCAAATCATAGTTGATGACGAAAAACGTGGCAGGGTAATGAGTTTTTATACAATGGCTTTCATGGGGATGGCTCCCATCGGGAGCCTGCTGGCCGGTAGCCTGGCACATATTATAGGAACCCCTGAGACAGTGCTGATCTGTGGAATATCCTGTATTATCGGGTCAGTTGTTTTTGCCGGCAAACTACCGCTTTACAAGGGTTTGACCGGGACACCCGACTCACGCAAACGAAGTATTGCTAAATAA
- a CDS encoding TM1266 family iron-only hydrogenase system putative regulator gives MVLEERIGVIGIVVEDRENAARKINGILSEFSEIIVGRMGVPYRERNLSVISLIIDGTTDEIGAMTGKLGGIKGVQVKSALVKKKPSVD, from the coding sequence ATGGTTTTGGAAGAACGCATCGGGGTTATCGGAATAGTGGTGGAAGACCGCGAGAATGCCGCCCGGAAGATTAACGGCATTCTTAGCGAGTTTTCCGAAATAATAGTCGGGAGAATGGGAGTACCTTACCGGGAGCGTAATCTATCTGTTATTTCCCTGATCATTGACGGTACAACTGACGAAATTGGGGCTATGACCGGAAAACTGGGCGGTATTAAGGGTGTTCAGGTAAAATCGGCATTGGTTAAGAAAAAGCCGTCGGTAGATTAA
- a CDS encoding aspartate ammonia-lyase: MQYRIEKDLLGEMQVPRDAYYGIHAARSAGNFPVSGMKAHPVLIRAMAQVKQAAALANISAGLLDREIGAAVAAAAAEVAAGGLADQFIVDPFQGGAGTSVNMNVNEVIANRSIEIIGGNKGDYHLVHPLKHVNLSQSTNDVFPTALRVAAIGMVLELSDSLAGLQTALQDKEAEFAGVLKLGRTEMQDAVPVTLGQEFSAYAEAVARDRWRLYKVEERLRQVNLGGTAVGTGLNADLNYIFNVIEELRMITGFGLARSENTVDLTQNADVFVEVSGLLKACAVNLAKIAGDLRLLSSGPLGGLAEINLPEAQAGSSIMPGKVNPVMTEMVTQVSYQVMGNDQVIAYAASAGQLELNAFLPLIAHNLLQSLEILNNAVNIFNIKCIRGIKADEARCRRWLEESHAFITALTPHLGYEPAANMVREAALKKKRLREVLLDSGLLTEEDLEEILTPGELTRPGVAGSRRLKKEG; encoded by the coding sequence ATGCAGTACCGTATCGAAAAAGACTTGCTGGGAGAAATGCAAGTGCCGCGGGACGCCTATTATGGTATCCATGCCGCAAGGTCGGCGGGCAACTTCCCGGTTTCCGGCATGAAAGCGCATCCGGTTTTGATCCGGGCAATGGCGCAGGTTAAGCAGGCCGCGGCCCTGGCCAATATAAGCGCCGGGCTTCTGGACCGGGAAATTGGAGCGGCCGTGGCAGCCGCCGCAGCCGAAGTGGCTGCCGGGGGTCTGGCTGACCAGTTCATCGTAGATCCGTTTCAAGGTGGCGCCGGTACTTCTGTCAACATGAATGTGAACGAGGTAATCGCCAACCGGTCCATCGAAATAATCGGCGGCAATAAGGGAGATTACCATTTGGTGCACCCGCTGAAGCATGTAAACCTATCTCAGTCTACCAACGATGTTTTCCCTACCGCCTTGCGGGTAGCCGCAATCGGCATGGTGCTGGAGTTGAGCGACTCACTCGCCGGTCTGCAAACCGCCCTCCAGGACAAGGAGGCGGAATTTGCCGGCGTCCTCAAGTTGGGGCGTACCGAAATGCAGGACGCGGTCCCTGTGACGCTGGGCCAGGAATTCAGCGCCTACGCCGAGGCTGTCGCCAGGGACCGCTGGCGGCTGTATAAAGTGGAGGAGCGGCTGCGCCAGGTCAACCTCGGGGGGACGGCGGTGGGCACCGGCTTGAACGCTGATTTGAACTATATTTTTAATGTGATTGAGGAATTGAGGATGATTACGGGATTTGGTCTGGCCAGGTCGGAGAATACTGTCGACCTGACCCAGAACGCCGACGTTTTTGTTGAGGTCTCCGGCCTTTTGAAAGCATGCGCGGTCAATCTGGCTAAAATCGCCGGGGACCTCAGACTGCTCTCTTCCGGCCCGCTGGGCGGTTTGGCCGAGATCAACCTGCCGGAAGCGCAGGCTGGTTCCTCCATTATGCCGGGCAAGGTCAATCCGGTAATGACTGAAATGGTGACCCAGGTCTCATATCAGGTGATGGGAAACGATCAGGTGATTGCCTATGCCGCGTCCGCCGGCCAACTCGAATTGAACGCTTTTTTACCTCTCATAGCGCACAACCTGTTGCAATCCCTGGAAATATTGAACAACGCGGTGAACATATTTAATATAAAGTGCATCAGGGGGATTAAGGCTGACGAGGCCAGGTGCCGGCGCTGGCTGGAAGAAAGCCACGCCTTCATCACCGCCTTGACGCCGCACCTGGGATATGAGCCAGCCGCCAATATGGTGCGGGAAGCGGCGCTCAAGAAAAAGCGGCTAAGAGAAGTGCTCCTTGATTCCGGCCTGTTAACGGAGGAAGACTTGGAAGAAATACTTACCCCGGGTGAACTAACCAGGCCGGGTGTAGCCGGGTCCAGACGTTTAAAAAAGGAGGGTTGA
- the hydF gene encoding [FeFe] hydrogenase H-cluster maturation GTPase HydF, which translates to MSAGGLNETPRGERLHIAIFGRRNAGKSSLINALTNQTIAIVSEVPGTTTDPVYKSMEILPVGPVVIIDTAGIDDLGELGELRVKKTFEVLDKADLMLLVVDPGQDTGDYESSLVGKAKEQGVPVIGVLNKVDLNPGLTPEELSERLGVRVVPVSAVTRQGIEDLKKEIIKSAPKEWASPTIVGDLINPGDTVVLVVPIDLAAPKGRLILPQVQTIRDILDNDACAMVVKERELKQALQDLNRKPRLVVTDSQAFLKVDADTPGDIMLTSFSILFARHKGNLEALVSGVRAVDRLKPGDRVLIAEACTHHRVADDIGTVKIPRWLRQRVGGELHFEWASGIEMPANLNRYQLIVHCGACMINRKQMLHRIAEAVGAGVPIVNYGVLIAYLHGILKRALTPFPSAGRLLER; encoded by the coding sequence ATGAGTGCGGGAGGGCTGAATGAGACGCCGCGCGGCGAGAGGTTGCACATTGCCATTTTCGGCAGGCGCAACGCGGGGAAATCAAGTTTAATCAACGCCCTGACCAACCAGACGATCGCCATCGTTTCCGAAGTGCCCGGCACCACTACTGATCCGGTGTATAAGTCAATGGAGATTTTGCCGGTTGGGCCGGTGGTGATCATTGACACAGCCGGCATAGACGATTTGGGTGAACTGGGTGAGTTGAGGGTAAAAAAGACATTTGAAGTGCTTGATAAAGCGGATTTAATGCTCCTGGTTGTGGATCCCGGGCAGGACACGGGAGATTATGAGTCAAGCCTTGTCGGCAAAGCTAAGGAACAGGGCGTGCCGGTGATCGGGGTATTGAACAAGGTTGACCTGAACCCTGGGTTAACGCCGGAAGAGTTAAGCGAAAGGCTGGGTGTCCGGGTGGTGCCGGTTAGCGCGGTGACCCGGCAGGGTATTGAAGATCTGAAAAAAGAAATAATCAAGTCAGCGCCCAAGGAATGGGCTTCCCCGACGATTGTCGGCGATTTGATCAACCCTGGCGACACCGTGGTTTTAGTAGTGCCGATTGACTTGGCGGCTCCCAAAGGCAGGCTGATTCTCCCCCAGGTGCAGACCATCCGGGACATCCTCGACAACGACGCCTGCGCCATGGTGGTTAAAGAGCGGGAATTAAAGCAGGCGCTCCAGGACCTGAACCGTAAGCCCAGGCTGGTGGTCACCGATTCACAGGCCTTTTTGAAGGTGGACGCCGACACCCCCGGGGATATCATGCTGACCTCTTTTTCCATTCTGTTTGCCCGCCATAAGGGCAACCTTGAGGCGCTGGTATCCGGGGTGCGGGCGGTGGACCGCTTGAAACCGGGAGACCGGGTCCTGATTGCGGAAGCTTGCACTCATCACCGTGTGGCCGACGATATCGGCACTGTGAAGATTCCCCGCTGGCTGCGCCAACGGGTGGGCGGCGAGCTTCATTTTGAGTGGGCCAGCGGGATCGAAATGCCGGCGAATTTAAACCGGTATCAGCTAATCGTCCATTGCGGCGCGTGTATGATTAACCGCAAGCAGATGCTGCACAGAATAGCGGAAGCAGTTGGAGCAGGGGTGCCCATAGTAAATTACGGCGTGTTAATCGCTTACCTGCACGGCATATTAAAACGGGCGCTGACTCCTTTCCCTTCCGCCGGCCGGTTGTTGGAAAGGTAG
- the hydE gene encoding [FeFe] hydrogenase H-cluster radical SAM maturase HydE, translated as MRAEFIEALGKAADLQELSKEELVVLIDADKEESAALFSLADQVRQQFMGDEVHIRGIIEFSNHCTKNCLYCGLRRDNRQLSRYRMTISEILESAHKAAGLGCRTIVLQSGEDSYYTADILADTVYLLKKEMDVAVTLSIGDRLREEYQKMREAGADRYLLKHETCDAELFAGLRPGTSLADRVNRLKWLGELGFQVGSGNMVGLPGQTVETLAGDILLMRETGVEMAGIGPFVPNSQTPLGECPGGTLALTLKTLAAARLALPRAHMPATTATGTIDRRGRDKALRCGANVIMPNMTPPAYRASYQIYPGKTGLSDTPEESYARAMKIVENAGRRVGTGYGHSPDYCTI; from the coding sequence ATGAGAGCGGAATTTATTGAAGCGTTGGGAAAAGCCGCTGATTTGCAGGAGTTGTCGAAAGAAGAGCTGGTTGTTCTGATTGACGCGGATAAGGAAGAAAGCGCCGCTCTTTTTAGCCTTGCCGATCAGGTCCGCCAACAATTTATGGGCGATGAGGTACACATCAGGGGTATCATTGAATTCTCCAACCATTGTACGAAAAATTGTCTTTATTGCGGTTTGCGGCGTGATAACCGGCAACTTTCCAGGTACAGGATGACTATAAGCGAGATATTGGAGAGCGCCCATAAGGCCGCCGGATTGGGCTGCCGGACCATTGTGCTCCAATCCGGCGAAGACAGCTATTATACGGCGGATATCCTTGCCGATACTGTATATTTATTAAAAAAAGAGATGGATGTTGCGGTTACGCTTTCTATTGGTGACCGGCTGCGGGAAGAGTACCAAAAAATGCGTGAGGCAGGCGCCGACCGCTATTTGCTCAAGCACGAAACTTGCGATGCGGAACTCTTCGCCGGCCTGCGGCCGGGCACCAGCCTGGCGGATCGGGTAAATAGGCTTAAATGGCTTGGTGAGTTGGGATTTCAGGTCGGCTCCGGGAACATGGTCGGATTGCCCGGACAGACTGTGGAAACTTTAGCCGGAGACATCCTTTTGATGCGCGAGACGGGGGTGGAAATGGCCGGAATCGGGCCGTTTGTTCCAAACAGTCAAACTCCCCTGGGAGAATGCCCCGGCGGGACACTGGCGCTGACATTAAAAACACTGGCCGCCGCCCGGCTCGCGCTGCCCCGTGCGCACATGCCCGCCACCACGGCCACCGGTACAATTGACCGGCGCGGCAGGGATAAGGCGTTGCGGTGCGGGGCGAACGTGATTATGCCGAATATGACCCCTCCCGCGTACCGGGCAAGCTACCAAATATACCCCGGCAAAACCGGGTTGTCCGACACCCCGGAAGAAAGCTACGCCAGGGCAATGAAAATAGTGGAAAACGCGGGCCGCCGGGTGGGTACGGGTTACGGGCATTCTCCAGACTATTGCACAATATAA